The nucleotide sequence CAATGTTGTTGTAAGATATAGTAGCAATGAGTACAATAATAAAGTAAAGACTGGAAATCATCAAAAGGTCAAagtttctagtgaaaatagaccTACTACACATGTACATTCCAATGATATCAAAGTGCTAAATTGGTCATGTAAAGTAGGCAAATATGATGAAACTTTGTATCTTCTTGAATGTAAGGTGAAGAGTGGTTATAAACCTGATGTGATTCTATGTACAAAGCTCATTAAGGGGTTCTGCAACTCGAAAAATTCGGTGAAAGGAGAGAAAGTTATGCAGATATTGGAACAGTATGGTGAACCAGATGTGTTTGCATATAATGCACTCATTAGTGGATTCtgcaaaatgaataaaattgaagaagcaaATAAGGTGTTGAACCGGATGAAAGCGCGTGGCTTTCCTCCAGATTCTGTTACGTATAATATCTTGATAGGTAGTCTTTGTGATAGAGGGAAACTAGGATCAGCATTGAAGTTGTTGGATCAGTTGAAAGAAGAGAGCAACTGTAAGCCTACTGTTATTACATATACAATCTTGATAGAGGCAACGATTCTTGAAGGCGGAATTCATGAAGCAATGAAGCTTCTCGATGAGATGTTATCGAGAGAGTTGCAACCTGATATGTACACTTATAATGCAATTATCCGGGGAATGTGTAGAGAGAAGATGATGGATCAAGCCTACGAGTTCGTTAGGAGCTTGCCATCTAAGGGATGCAAACCTGATGTGATTTCGTATAACATTTTGTTAAGGGCATTGCTGAATAAAGGGAAATGGAGTGATGGTAAGAAGCTAATGAATGAGATGTTTTCTGCAGGATGTCAACCAAATGTGGTTACTTACAGTATCTTGATGAGTGGTTTATGCAGAGATGGGAAGTTGGACGAGGCGATTAACTTGTTAAAGATCATGATGAATAGTGGATTAACCCCTGATACATTCACTTATGATCCATTGATATCTGCATTCTGCAAAGGAGGGAGGTTAGATTTGGCTATTAAGTTCTTGGATTACATGATCTCGAACGGGTGCTTGCCTGATATAGTGAACTATAACACTATACTTTCTACAATGTGTAAGAAAGGGAAAGCAGATGAAGCAATGGAAGTGTTTGATAAGCTCGCGGAAATAGGATGTCCTCCTGATGTGAGCACTTATAACACACTGATGAGCGCATTATGGCATAATGGAGGGAGAGCTCGGGCGTTgaaattggtatcagagatgatagaaaaagGGATTGATCCTGATGAGATAACTTTTAATTCATTGATTTCATGTTTATGTAGAGATGGTATGGTGGATGAGGCACTTGACTTGTTAGGTGATATGGAGGGTAATGGTTTTCCACCTACTGTTATTACTTACAACATTTTGCTTCTTGGATTATGCAAAGCTCATAGAGTTGATGAGGCAATTGAAGTGCTAGTAGAAATGGTAGAAAAAGGGCGTAAGCCAAATGAAACTACTTACATTCTACTCATTGAAGGTATTGGTTTTTCAGGATGGAGAGTTCATGCAATGGAGTTGGCTACCGCGATTTATCATAAGAATGCTATCGCGAAAGAATCACTTCAACGATTGAGAAAAACCTTCCCTGTACCTGATGTTTATAGTAAAGACATTACGCTGATCTCAGAAACCAGAAAGTAGCTTCTTGTATTTGTTTCTGATATGCTTCTCTGTATCGTTCCAATTTTATCATAAAGTCCGCATAGGGACAGGTTTTGTTCATATCAATGTTCAGTACTTGTACTTCACTGACAGTCTAAGCAATGTTCAATACTTGTACATCAATGACAGTAATAAAGATATCAGGCTTCTCTGTCTGCACTCTTTACATTGTATTCGTAAACTAACATGTATGTATTCACTGAGATTGTACAACTTTCTACCAACACGAGGTAGGGGTAACGTCTAAATTGTGTACCAAATTTGTGTTTtccttttctattatatagaagagctCTTCGTGGATTTGCTTTTTTACCTccattatttactatattatacCCTAATTGTTgcgtgatttattatattattcctaattaattattacaagtcatttatatattagaattaataatatttttttttattatattatccctaattaattattataagttatttatagaaaattaaaaatattaattaaaaaaatagatatttataatgtttgtttcagctgctttaaccgtgattttactatatcatccctaattaattattataagtcatttatttattaaaaaattaataatatttaattaaaaatagatggcatgtctgcctatattacccctaattgctttgcaatttactatattaccctaattaattattataaatcatttatatattagaattaataatatttttttactatattacccctaattaattattataagtcatttagttTCGACCACTGtttcgtcatttactatattacccttaattgctccatgatttatatattacccctaattaattattataagtcattgatatattagaattaataatattttttataatattacccctaattaatttttataagtcatttatatattagaattaataatatttaattaaaaaatagatatttataacatttgtttcaactgctttaaccgtgattttactatatcattcctaattaattataataagtcatttatatattaaaattaattatatttaattaaaaaaatagatgataggtctgcctatattacccttaattgctctgtgatttactatattacccctaattaattattataagttgtttatatattaaaattaataattatttttcactatattacccctaattaattattataagtcatttatatattagaattaataatatttaatttaaaaaatagatatgtataacgtttgtttcagcttctttaaccgtgattttactatatcatccctaattaattattataggtcatttatgttttaaaaaattaataatatttaattaaaaaaatagatgacatgtctgcctatattacccctaattgctccgtgatttactatatttcccctaattaattataagtcatttatgcattagaattaataatattttttactatattacccctaattaattattataagtcatttatatattagaattaataatatttaattaaatcaatgtacacttatgtttgtatctcatcaatatcaaattttagtgctAGAAAACCTCTTTACTCCCAAAACCTCATatgaaattaccaaaaaacctctttactcccacttaattacatatcataccccaatatataataattctattatttcatcataatgatttaaatatttaatatattctatgaatttatattaattaactataactgcatatttaaagtaaaaaaaattatttatttaattggctatcatgttcaaaactaatttgttaccacaaatcacaataattaataatttaaaatatttaaaagaaatataaaaattttattgactttcattattttagaaatgccacataaattgagataaaaaaaaaagtactacaaatcataataattaacaatttaaaatatttaaaagatttatagaagaggtggtttcgaccacctcttatgcaattaccaaaaaactccTCTACTCCATTACATAC is from Capsicum annuum cultivar UCD-10X-F1 chromosome 5, UCD10Xv1.1, whole genome shotgun sequence and encodes:
- the LOC107870279 gene encoding pentatricopeptide repeat-containing protein At3g04760, chloroplastic → MTSIIPGEIFAQCPLFSKPTSQSQKHNVVVRYSSNEYNNKVKTGNHQKVKVSSENRPTTHVHSNDIKVLNWSCKVGKYDETLYLLECKVKSGYKPDVILCTKLIKGFCNSKNSVKGEKVMQILEQYGEPDVFAYNALISGFCKMNKIEEANKVLNRMKARGFPPDSVTYNILIGSLCDRGKLGSALKLLDQLKEESNCKPTVITYTILIEATILEGGIHEAMKLLDEMLSRELQPDMYTYNAIIRGMCREKMMDQAYEFVRSLPSKGCKPDVISYNILLRALLNKGKWSDGKKLMNEMFSAGCQPNVVTYSILMSGLCRDGKLDEAINLLKIMMNSGLTPDTFTYDPLISAFCKGGRLDLAIKFLDYMISNGCLPDIVNYNTILSTMCKKGKADEAMEVFDKLAEIGCPPDVSTYNTLMSALWHNGGRARALKLVSEMIEKGIDPDEITFNSLISCLCRDGMVDEALDLLGDMEGNGFPPTVITYNILLLGLCKAHRVDEAIEVLVEMVEKGRKPNETTYILLIEGIGFSGWRVHAMELATAIYHKNAIAKESLQRLRKTFPVPDVYSKDITLISETRK